Genomic segment of Brachyspira suanatina:
GCAAAGCGTATCCGAGTTTATCGAGGATATAGCTTCTCGCCGTAGGCGGGCTTCGCCTGTGGCAATACCACAGGCACTTCCTTCGGTCGCAAAAGAAGTGGGGTGCTGCGTAAGCACGCAAAGCGGTGGGCAAAGCCCTGCAAATATTTAAAATTTAAAAAAATTATTTTTGACAAAATATATTTGTTTTGGTATAAGCTAAAATATATCCTTTTCCTACAAAATATAGCTGTCTACTTAGTAAATACAAATAATAAAATTTAATTATTCTTTTTCACCACTACAATAGGGCTTTCCTTTATTCTCATAATCTCTCTAATATCTATATTATTTTCCAAAAGCTCCCTCATAGCTTTCATGTAAGGGTGGATATGATAAAAATATTTTTTGTATCCTTCACATAAATAATTTTTTCCATCTTCACCATCATAAAATTTATCGAATCTATTTTTTGGGCATTCTCCTCTGCAGGCAAATAAAGCATCGCATCTTAAACAGTTTTTAGGCAAATTCGATTTTTTAAGTCCGAAAGTTTTCTGTTTATCTGAATCAATTATATATCTAGGATTATCTGTTATTATGTTACCTATTTTATAATCAGGATAAACATAATGATCGCAGCTGTAAATATCCCCATTATGCTCAACTACAGTACAGCCGCTGCATTCTTTTGCAAATAAACATATAGTACTATCTAAACCAAGCCAAGAAGTTAAAGCCCATTCAAAGTTCATAACAAATATTTCCCCAACATCTTTTTTAACCCATTCATCAAAAATAGATATTAAAAAATCTCCATAACATTCAGGCTCTACAGAATAATCAGTAACTTTTTCATTTGAATTGCTGTTAGGTATAGAATGAGTTAGAGAAAGTTTTTTAGCTTCTTCATCTGGAAGTCTTTCTACTATAGGAGAAAATTGTATATATTTAACTTTATTTTCTTTGAAGAAGTTATATATTTCTAAAGGATATTTAGAAGAGTATCTGCTTACAGAAGCTAAAACATTGAAATCTATATTATAATCCTGAAGCAGTTTCAAAGAATTAAAAACTCTGTCAAAAGTACCATTTCCAAAAATATCTTTTCTGTATTTATCATGAATATCTTTATTGCCGTCTAAACTTAAACCAACAAGAAAATTATTTTCTTTTAAGAATTTACACCAATCATCATCTATTAAAAGCCCATTAGTTTGCAATGAATTAGTGATATTTTTATTACCCGTATATTTTTTTTGAAGTTTTACAACATCTTTATAAAAATCCAAAGAAGCAAGAGTAGGCTCCCCGCCCTGCCAAACAAAACTTATTTCCGGTATGTCCTGAGTTTCTATATATTTTTTTATATAATTTTCTAAAACCTCATAAGACATTTTATATTTTTCACTGTATTTAAATAATGATTTTTTCTCTAAATAAAAACAATATTCACATCTTATATTACATATAGGGCCGAAAGGCTTAGCCATTAAATGATAACCTTTATTCATATAATTCTCCTTTATAATATAAATAAAAAAATAAAATCCGCACACGATTTAACAGCATGCGGTTTTAGGGGAAAATAAAAAATAAAAAAAATTTTAAGATATCAAATTTAAGAATGTATTTAAGAGGGAATAATTATCCCCCCTTAAAAACAAAAATTAGAGTATTAATTATTTAAGTAAATCATCTCCTAAATTTATATTAACTTCTTCTACATTTCCATTAAATGCATAATTATCTTTATAATACAAACTTACTTTAGATCCTACATCTTCCCCAATACTGAAATAGTCATAAGAAATCATTATAGGCAAAGTATTTATATCTGAAGTAGCAACAACATTTCCGTCTATAATCATATCAATGACTCCGCTGTTTACATCATCTTTTTTATAGTCCATAACTATATTATGATTTCCTGATTCAAGTTTTGTAGGAGATATAACTTTTTGTCTTTCTCCTAAATGATTGTATTCATATACTAAATTACCATCATAATTTACATATAATACATAACCTCCGTCTAAACCGCCATTAGCATATATAACACCAGAAGCTTTATTAGGAACTTCTACATCAACATTTATTTTATGAGAAACTGATCCTGTATGTGCTGCTGATAATGAGAAGAAATATCCGTCTTCTTTTTTATAAGTATAATTTGTTGCTCTAAGTTTTGATGAAGGAGGTCGGTACCAAACTGAACCTACACCAGCATATCCTATACCTTTAGGAACAAAGCTAAAGAATCTGTATAATCTCATATATTCTTCTGCATCTTTTGAAACTGCTTTACCAGTCTGCATAGAAGTAAGTACATCTTTTGCTAATTGTCCGTAACGCTCTATTAATATTTTACTGTCTACCCTATGAGCAAAATCAATTAATAAATTTTGTGCTCCGTTAAAATCTCTTTTTACAGTTTCTTCATATTTTGAAGCCATCTCTTTTACTTTATCCGGCATAGAAGAAGCTAGATTTTTCATTTGAGTAGGATCATTATTTATATCATAAAGCTCCCATTCCTGAGTTTTAGGATTAGTTACAATAATATATCCGCTTCCGTCTGCATAGGTTCTGTCAAGCATCATCATTAAAGCTATTTCTTTTCTAGGATTAGTCATAGGTTCAGAACTTTCAAAACTTTCTTTAAAAGATATACCCTGCATCTTTTCCTGTTTAACACCATTAACTTCTGTGAGAGGCTCAAAACCTAATACATCAAGCATAGTAGGTGAAATATCAAATACCGCTATCATCTCTTTTGATATTCTGCCTTTATCAGCTATGCCATTAGCCCAAGAAGCTATACAGAAAGTTTTAACTCCGCCGTAATGTGCTTTAGTTTTAAAATATCTTAATGGAGTATTTGAAACATTAGCCCAGCCGCTGTTATACTCTGTTCCGTATACAGCACTTCCGAATTCATCTATCAAATTGTATTGAGTATCTATATCATGAACATATAAGTTTTCATTAGCATGAGCCATTAAACTTCCTGTTCTTCCTCCATTATAATTAGCTCCATTATCTGAAACTACTATAAAGATAGTATTATCATATACGCCCCTTTTTTTCATTTCTGAAATTAAGCGTCCTATTTGTTCATCAGTATGTTCTAAAAAGCCTGCATAAGTTTCCATATGTCTTATAGCAACTGCTTTTTCTTTTTCTGTTAAGCTATCCCAAGCAGGTACATCTTCATTTCTTTCTGACAATATTGCATCAGCAGGCATTATACCTAATTCTTTTTGTCTTTCAAATATCTTTTGTCTTTCAACGTCCCAGCCATGATCAAATTTGCCTTTATATTTATCTATATATTTTTTAGCGACATTAAAAGGGCCATGCATAGCACCGAATGCCACATAAGCAAAGAAAGGTTCGTTTTTAGATTCATCAATATATTCTAAAGTTTTATCAACTATATCTTGGCTTAAATGATAATTAGGATCTGACGTATCTGCTATTATATAATTATCCCCTTCTATCATACCGCCCGGCTGATTCTGATTAGCCTGACTAGCTACGAAATTGTAATTTTTATCAAAACCTTTTCCTGAAGGCCAATGATATTTATCTCCGTCTGGTGTAAACTCATCATAAGGCCCTAAATGCCATTTTCCTATAGCATAAGTATTGTATCCGTTAGCCTGCAATGTATGAGTGAAAGGGGCATGTTCTTTTTTTATTCTTCCTGTGATATTTGGAGCTAATTCTCCAAAATCAACATCGCTTACAACTCCCATTCCAACCTTATTGGCTTCGCATCCTGTAAGAAGTGATGCTCTGCTTGGCGAACTCAAAGGAGAAGTAAAATAATTAACATACCTTATACCATTTTGAGCCAAAGCATCAATATTCGGTGTGGATATGCTTGAACCATAACAGCCTAAATCACCGAATCCCATATCATCTAATACTATATAAACAATATTAGGCTTCTCTGATTGAGTTTCAGTTGAACATGATACTGCAGAAGCAGCCACCATTAAAGATGTACCGAAACAAAATCCTTTTTTAAATTTATTTGTCATATATCATACTCCTTTATAAATATTTAAAAATATTTCTATTTTAATAAATCATCTCCAAGCACTATATTAACTTCATCTACCTTGCCATTAAATACATAATCATCTTTATAATCTAAACTCACTTTAGAGCCTACATCTTCACCTATACTGAAATAATCATAAGAAATCATTATAGGAAGCATTTTCACAGTAGAACTTGCAACTGCATTTCCGTCTATAATCATATCAATGACTCCGCTATTTACTTTGTCTTTCTTATAATCCATAACTATATTATATTTACCTGCTTTCATTACTTCAGGTGATATAACTTTCTGTCTTTCTCCTAAATAATTATATTCGTATACAAGGTTTCCATTATCATTTATATAAAGTGTATATCCGCCGTCTAAACCGCCGTTAGCATATATAACACCTTTGGCATTATTAGGCACTTCTATATCAACATTAATCTTATGAGAAACAGGGCCTGTTCTTGCTGCTGATAATGAGAAGAAATATCCGTCTTCTTTTTTGTATGTATAGTTTGTTGCTCTGAATTTAGATGTTGAAGGATAATACCAAACAGAGCCTACTCCAGTATATCCTGCACCTTCAGGAACATAACTAAAGAATTTATAAAGTCTTAAATATTCCTCTGCATCTTTTGATACAGCCTTACCAGTTTTTAGAGAAGTAAGCACATCTGAAGCTAATTGTCCGTAGCGTTTTGTTAATGTTTCCGGGCTAGTTTTATGTACTATATCCATAAGTAAATTTTCTGAGTCATGGAATTCTCTTCTTACTGTTTCATACTTCAAAGCCATTTCTTTTACCTTGTCCGGCATAGAAGAAGCTAAATTATTTATCTGAGTAGGATCATTATTTATATCATATAATTCCCATTCCTGAGTTTTAGGATTAGTTACTATAATATATCCGCTTCCGTCTGCATAGGTTCTGTCAAGCATCATAAGCAAAGCTATTTCTTTTCTAGGATTAGTCATAGTATTAGAACTTTCAAAACTTTCTTTGAATGATATACCCTGCATTTTTTCCTGCTTCACTCCGTTAACTTGACTTAAAGGTTCTGCTCCTATAATATCAAGCATAGTAGGAGTTATATCAAATACAGCTATCATATCTTTTGAAATTCTGCCTTTATCAACTATTCCATTAACCCAAGAAGCTATACAGAAAGTTTTAACTCCGCCGTAATGAGTTTTAGTTTTGAAATATCTTAATGGAGTATTTGAAACATTAGCCCAGCCTTTATTATATTCTGTTCCATATAAAGCACTTCCGAATTCATCTAATAAACTATATTGCGTATCTAAATCATGAACATATAAATTTTCATTAGCATGATTCATTATACTTCCGTTTCTTCCGCCATTATAATTTGCCCCATTATCTGAAACAATTATAAATATAGTATTATCATAAACTCCCCTC
This window contains:
- a CDS encoding anaerobic sulfatase maturase codes for the protein MNKGYHLMAKPFGPICNIRCEYCFYLEKKSLFKYSEKYKMSYEVLENYIKKYIETQDIPEISFVWQGGEPTLASLDFYKDVVKLQKKYTGNKNITNSLQTNGLLIDDDWCKFLKENNFLVGLSLDGNKDIHDKYRKDIFGNGTFDRVFNSLKLLQDYNIDFNVLASVSRYSSKYPLEIYNFFKENKVKYIQFSPIVERLPDEEAKKLSLTHSIPNSNSNEKVTDYSVEPECYGDFLISIFDEWVKKDVGEIFVMNFEWALTSWLGLDSTICLFAKECSGCTVVEHNGDIYSCDHYVYPDYKIGNIITDNPRYIIDSDKQKTFGLKKSNLPKNCLRCDALFACRGECPKNRFDKFYDGEDGKNYLCEGYKKYFYHIHPYMKAMRELLENNIDIREIMRIKESPIVVVKKNN
- a CDS encoding arylsulfatase, encoding MTNKFKKGFCFGTSLMVAASAVSCSTETQSEKPNIVYIVLDDMGFGDLGCYGSSISTPNIDALAQNGIRYVNYFTSPLSSPSRASLLTGCEANKVGMGVVSDVDFGELAPNITGRIKKEHAPFTHTLQANGYNTYAIGKWHLGPYDEFTPDGDKYHWPSGKGFDKNYNFVASQANQNQPGGMIEGDNYIIADTSDPNYHLSQDIVDKTLEYIDESKNEPFFAYVAFGAMHGPFNVAKKYIDKYKGKFDHGWDVERQKIFERQKELGIMPADAILSERNEDVPAWDSLTEKEKAVAIRHMETYAGFLEHTDEQIGRLISEMKKRGVYDNTIFIVVSDNGANYNGGRTGSLMAHANENLYVHDIDTQYNLIDEFGSAVYGTEYNSGWANVSNTPLRYFKTKAHYGGVKTFCIASWANGIADKGRISKEMIAVFDISPTMLDVLGFEPLTEVNGVKQEKMQGISFKESFESSEPMTNPRKEIALMMMLDRTYADGSGYIIVTNPKTQEWELYDINNDPTQMKNLASSMPDKVKEMASKYEETVKRDFNGAQNLLIDFAHRVDSKILIERYGQLAKDVLTSMQTGKAVSKDAEEYMRLYRFFSFVPKGIGYAGVGSVWYRPPSSKLRATNYTYKKEDGYFFSLSAAHTGSVSHKINVDVEVPNKASGVIYANGGLDGGYVLYVNYDGNLVYEYNHLGERQKVISPTKLESGNHNIVMDYKKDDVNSGVIDMIIDGNVVATSDINTLPIMISYDYFSIGEDVGSKVSLYYKDNYAFNGNVEEVNINLGDDLLK
- a CDS encoding sulfatase-like hydrolase/transferase, with translation MRKNNNNLKKGFCIGSSVLIAASAVSCSTENKNQSEKPNIVYIVLDDMGFGDLGCYGSSISTPNIDALAQNGIRYVNYFTSPLSSPSRASLLTGCEANKVGMGAVSQVDFGDLAPNMAGRIKPEHAPITHTLKANGYNTYAIGKWHLGPYDEFTPDGDKYHWPSGKGFDKNYNFIAGQANQFQPGGIIEGDEFIVPDTSDPDYHLSKDIVDRTLKYIDESKNEPFFAYVAFGAMHGPFNVAKKYIDKYKGKFDHGWDVEREKIFERQKELGIMPADAVLSERNDEVPSWDSLTDKEKAVAARHMETYAGFLEHTDEQIGYLVSEMKKRGVYDNTIFIIVSDNGANYNGGRNGSIMNHANENLYVHDLDTQYSLLDEFGSALYGTEYNKGWANVSNTPLRYFKTKTHYGGVKTFCIASWVNGIVDKGRISKDMIAVFDITPTMLDIIGAEPLSQVNGVKQEKMQGISFKESFESSNTMTNPRKEIALLMMLDRTYADGSGYIIVTNPKTQEWELYDINNDPTQINNLASSMPDKVKEMALKYETVRREFHDSENLLMDIVHKTSPETLTKRYGQLASDVLTSLKTGKAVSKDAEEYLRLYKFFSYVPEGAGYTGVGSVWYYPSTSKFRATNYTYKKEDGYFFSLSAARTGPVSHKINVDIEVPNNAKGVIYANGGLDGGYTLYINDNGNLVYEYNYLGERQKVISPEVMKAGKYNIVMDYKKDKVNSGVIDMIIDGNAVASSTVKMLPIMISYDYFSIGEDVGSKVSLDYKDDYVFNGKVDEVNIVLGDDLLK